One region of Yersinia bercovieri ATCC 43970 genomic DNA includes:
- a CDS encoding NAD(P)H-dependent oxidoreductase — translation MSNVLIINAMKEFAHSTGALNLTLTNVATEFLQESGHQVKITTVDQGYDIESEIENYLWADTVIYQMPAWWMGEPWILKKYIDEVFTFGHGRLYQSDGRTRSDATKGYGSGGLIQGKTYMLSVTWNAPVEAFTDPTQFFEGVGVDGVYLHFHKANQFLGMEPLPTFMCNDVIKQPDIEGDISRYRQHLAAHFNGQTA, via the coding sequence ATGAGTAACGTATTAATTATTAACGCAATGAAAGAATTTGCGCACTCCACCGGCGCACTTAATCTCACTCTCACTAACGTCGCTACCGAATTTCTACAGGAAAGCGGTCATCAGGTTAAAATCACCACAGTTGACCAAGGCTATGATATTGAAAGTGAAATTGAAAATTATCTGTGGGCTGATACCGTTATTTACCAAATGCCAGCCTGGTGGATGGGCGAGCCATGGATTTTGAAAAAATATATTGATGAAGTCTTTACCTTTGGTCATGGCCGTTTGTATCAAAGTGATGGCCGTACCCGCTCCGATGCCACTAAAGGCTACGGTTCTGGCGGTTTAATTCAGGGTAAAACTTACATGCTTTCAGTGACCTGGAATGCTCCAGTTGAAGCCTTTACTGATCCTACCCAGTTCTTCGAGGGTGTCGGTGTTGATGGTGTTTATCTGCATTTTCATAAAGCAAATCAATTCCTTGGCATGGAACCATTGCCGACATTTATGTGTAATGACGTGATAAAGCAGCCTGATATCGAAGGTGATATTAGCCGTTACCGTCAGCATTTAGCCGCACATTTTAACGGTCAGACCGCTTAA
- a CDS encoding LysR substrate-binding domain-containing protein: MKVTLEELQAFTSVVDCGSITAAAEQRSQTTSGISRALSRLEKKLATTLLRRTTRRLELTEEGELFLSHARQIIGAVDDAEEQIALRRLKPAGRLRVNAAAPFMQHVIVPMITGFRALYPQINLELNTDDLNIDLLEQRTDIAIRIGTLRDSTIHARLLGASRVRILASPDYLQRHGTPQSIDELANHSLLGFTQPESLNQWSLPHLPAGRGSIIPNLAASSGETLRLLALQGEGIVELSDFMTREDQLAGRLVEVMADQILETWQPINAVYYRNTQLAARITCFLDYVSEQIKLRGSSWLRDGG, translated from the coding sequence ATGAAAGTGACGTTAGAGGAGTTGCAGGCGTTTACCTCGGTGGTCGACTGCGGCTCGATTACGGCAGCCGCAGAGCAGCGCAGCCAAACCACCTCCGGTATCAGTCGGGCCTTGAGTCGGTTGGAGAAAAAGCTGGCGACTACGCTACTGCGTCGCACCACGCGGCGGCTGGAACTGACTGAAGAGGGCGAGTTGTTCCTCAGTCATGCGCGGCAGATTATCGGCGCGGTAGATGATGCCGAAGAGCAGATTGCCCTGCGGCGGTTAAAACCGGCGGGGCGGCTGCGGGTGAATGCGGCTGCACCTTTTATGCAGCACGTCATTGTGCCAATGATCACCGGTTTTCGGGCGCTCTATCCACAAATCAATCTCGAGCTAAATACCGACGATCTTAATATCGATTTACTTGAGCAGCGCACCGATATTGCCATCCGTATCGGCACGTTGCGCGACTCGACGATCCATGCGCGCTTGCTCGGTGCCAGTCGGGTGCGAATCCTTGCCAGCCCAGATTATCTCCAGCGCCACGGCACCCCACAGAGTATTGATGAGTTGGCGAACCACAGTCTGCTGGGCTTTACTCAGCCAGAATCCCTGAATCAGTGGTCGCTGCCCCATTTGCCGGCAGGGCGTGGGTCAATCATCCCCAATCTCGCCGCATCCAGTGGTGAAACGCTGCGCTTATTGGCCTTGCAGGGGGAAGGGATCGTTGAATTATCTGATTTTATGACCCGCGAGGATCAACTGGCGGGGCGCTTAGTTGAGGTGATGGCCGACCAAATTTTGGAAACCTGGCAGCCCATCAATGCCGTTTATTATCGCAATACACAACTTGCCGCGCGGATAACCTGCTTTCTGGACTATGTCAGTGAGCAGATTAAGTTGCGGGGGAGTAGTTGGCTGCGGGATGGCGGCTAA